GCTCCACCGGTTTCACCGAGCCGCCGTCCGGCCCGCTGTCTCCCACCAGCATGATCGCTCTTCCGGCCATAAGTACGAATGCCTCGTCGCTCGTGTTGTGACGTTCGATATAACCGACAAAGGGGCAGCCGTTATAGGCCGCCGCCATCCAGTCGTGCCCGCTTTCGAAAAGAGGAGCATATCCGGGTTCCCGGTAGATGCCGAGTTCATAATTTTTTTCCAATGTGGTTTGCCTTCCTTATGATTTCATCGAAATGTACCGATAAAAAGAAAAGAGTTGCCGGTAAAATCGTGTGAAAGGATTTCCCTGATTTTACAGCAGTTGTTCAGCCGATCTCAGCCTCCGGCCCGTTTTACGGTAAATCCCAGTTTGGTGAGTTCAGTAATGAGTACACCGGAATAATCTCCCTGAATTTCCATGACTCCACCCTTCACCGTCCCTCCCGTTCCGAGACGGCGTTTGAATTGCGAAGCCAGTTCGCGAATGCCCGATTCATCAAGCGGAAACCCGGAAACTGTAGTAACGGTTTTCCCTCCGCGGCCTTTTACATCCCTCCGCACTCGAACGATGCCATCCCCTTGAGGGTTCACAGGTATTTTCCCGCAGCCACATGATGCGGCGGGTTG
This portion of the Candidatus Latescibacter sp. genome encodes:
- a CDS encoding translation initiation factor Sui1; the protein is MPIHRSNQNRRVYSTEKGRLCPSCGQPAASCGCGKIPVNPQGDGIVRVRRDVKGRGGKTVTTVSGFPLDESGIRELASQFKRRLGTGGTVKGGVMEIQGDYSGVLITELTKLGFTVKRAGG